One Triticum dicoccoides isolate Atlit2015 ecotype Zavitan chromosome 3B, WEW_v2.0, whole genome shotgun sequence genomic window, TCAGGTTCTTTCTTTCTCTTCCATTCTTATGTTTATATATTAAAGTGTAGTTTTCTTACTGAAATATAATAATATTAATCTAATATGCCCATTGGTGTTCCAAAAGTACCTTACCGGATTCCCGGAGATGAAGAAGCGACTTGGGTTGACTTATACAATGTTATGTATCGAGAAAGCACACTTTTTTTAGTTCACTGCCCTATACATAGAAAGAAGTGCTTTTCCACCGGTATCAACATTCTATCTGGAATCAGTAGCGATAATTGTTGTATTGTGAGCCAGCCCCGTAAGATACTACGCACCTCCAAATTCTATATGATTTTTCCAATCATTTCATTTATACGACCTGCAAATAAGATAAGATCTTGGCTCGCCCTACAAAAAAACAACTATATGCCCTATAAACTTGCTTCTTCGAATCTCGAAATAACATATAGAAAGTGTTTCTGTGATGAGACCATTCTCGATCGATAAATGCGATAGGAGCCTATGTGTTTCACGGGCAGCCGGCCAATAGGGGAAGGTTGTGAATCCGGCGAACCGACCGCTTTAAGAACGTGATTGTCTTCTCTCACTCAGTTATCAATTGACAAAGATGACCCATTCTTTTTTGCCCTAAAAACGACAATGGTATGGTACTTTTTCTTCAAATCGAGATTGTGTGGGTGTCCGCTCATGTTCACGTTACATGCTAAATCAGGCTTTCCTTGGAAAAACCAAGGACAACCCCTATCTCAGTCTCCTTTCCTTTCTCTTTTCGGGAGCAGAGCTGAAAAAGATGGACAGTAACGATCGCGTAATATCAATTTATCGGCCTCGTCATCGAAAGCGGCTTCCAATTGCTCGGAAATTCTCAGCTATATGGGGGACTTTGATGGTGAGCAAAAAGAATTGATCAAGAAATTGGTAAACTTTCGCATGATCGATGGTAAAAGAACGAGAGTTCGTGCTATTGTTTATAAAACTTTTCACCGCCTAGCTCAAACTGAACGCGATGTAATAAAACTTATGGTTGACGCCGTAGATAATATAAAGCCAATATGCGAAGTGGTCAAAGTAGGAGTCGCAGGTACTATTTATGATGTTCCTGGGATTGTAGCCAGGGATCGTCAACAAACCTTAGCTATTCGTTGGATCCTTGGAGCAGCTTTCAAACGACGTATAAGCTACAGGATAAGCTTAGAGAAATGTTCATTTGCTGAGATACTAGATGCTTACCGAAAGAGGGGAATTTCACGTAAGAGAAGGGAGAATCTTCATGGACTGGCTTCCACCAATCGGAGTTTCGCGCATTTCAGATGGTGGTAAAGTGATACCACATAAGGAGCTCTTCCTCATTCAGTCATACTCAACAAAAGTAAGAAATGTTTGACCCGGATCCTTTTTTCATCTTCATATAGAAAGAAAATCGGCCTTCCTCATACTCTCCCCTTCATTCATAGAGTTGGAGGAATCCACAAGAGGCCTGCCCGTTCATAATTGCATAAAAGAACCATTCTTTTTATGAAAACTCTTGTTCCAACCTCACCTCAGGTCGAATGAATACGAAAGGGGGATCAATCAAATCAATAAGCCATGAATGAAGAAGTAGTGGGCCTTTCGCCTTATTTCGTTTGACTCGTGGAGCTGAGAAATCTACTTCAAAGAGAGGGAAAGAGTGCTAGTCCGAAAGAACAAGCAAGGGATGAGCGCACGGGAGCGAAATCCGTTGCGCCCACGCGCATACGTTTTCTTGCTGGGTAATTTCTCATAAAGTTTTTGTGTTGTTTATTCCTATTCCTAGGGGTTGTGCTTTTTCCCCTATGCCGCCTATTGGTACTAGTGGAGTAGGATTGGCCTGTAATACAGAACCTATAGGGGGTGTAACCTTTCGCTCAATACTCAAATCTACAATTGAAGCATCTGAGGCTGCATCAATCGAGGATACACGACATAAGGATTTGTTAGATGTCTAAACTGAACTTCGCCTTCACCAAGCATGGGTTTTCACTGGTCCTAACTAACGGTTGGCAAGCGATCCCCTATTCTGCATCCCGAAGATCAGACGGCCCAGAGCCGGAGCGATCATTCAAGCAAGTTACTCAGCTTGAGTTTTTCAGTCAATCAATAGATTGTGCAGTTTCTTAGTCTTTTGGTCCACGTCTTCATGACTTATAGAAAGGGTTTCTTTCTTTTACAAGATCATGGAAGCTTCAGAAACCATCCGAGATCTTCTGGAAACAAGAAATGTTGCATCAAAGGGTTCAGTGGTCATATCATAGTGAAATCGAGTTTCTTGATTTAGTCGATATCAAATTCCCAACTTAGAAATTCGAAAGGACTAAGATTCTACTTCTTCCTCAAATACTGGGAATGTGGATTCAAGTATGATATCACTATTCCACAGATCTCAAGAAAACGAATTGAACAAGTTTGATGGCTGGAAGAAGATAGGAAATATTCAAACATGTATTGCATTTCATCGATCTCACCCTTTGTTCAGTGCCGCATAAGTACTGACTTCTTGAACAGATACCGGTACCGGTCATGAAGGCTTCGCCCTTCTCAAGTCAAGTGCAGAAGCGAAATCCGTTGAGCAAGAAGCCAGTGATCCCACAACATCAAAGTGATACACATGACATATTGGAAATTAGGCTTAGTTTGTAGCTGTGAATATAGTAATGCACTTATTTATTGATAAATATGTTCTTTCAAGTAGAGCATACTCGGTAGAAAGGAGGTCGCGGAGCTGGGAAGAGGATTAGACTTTATCGATTACTTGGACTTAGAGACCAATTATAGAAAGAAGACAGTAGCTGAATGAGTTTTATGGATCTAGTTTATGAGCAGCTTAACTAGAAAAGCAAGCAGAAGGAATAGAAGAATGAAATGCAGAAATAGGGGAAGGGCGGGTAGCATTTTCAAATGCCAGTTTGAGTGAGACAGTTTCTGTTTGGCCCCCCACTTTTAGGAAGTTCTTCCATTCTGCCTTTGTCTTGCTCTAAGCTACCTGACTTCCTTCCTTTGTTCTTCCATTCTACTTTGTATGATTCTGATCATCAGTTCTTATCGATCCCATTTTAAGGAAAAATCCTTATGTTGGTAAAATATACGTGTTGATCAAGGACAATGAAGCAGCCATGAAAAGATTGAAGAACGAGGTATGATGATTACTTCGGACTACTTTCTGTTCTTCATGCAAATGACCATATTTTCCGTCTGCAATACAGGTAGAAGATACTAGGTTGTTCAGATGTTTACAGGAAATCCATGGGAAAAACTACCACAGCTTTGTATTAAGCAAGCAGGTTCCAGTCGTTCATAATTTCAGGGAAGCCTACATTGGCATTGCTCCTGAGTTAGCCAAAGAGATCGCGGAAGAAGTGGATGTTATCGTAAACTCTGCAGCAAATACCACTTTTGATGAGAGGTTCGTGAAGCTATACTAGTCTTGCACCAAGGATTGCTTCCATTACTAAATGTGTAAGTTCACATTCCATAGCAAGAAAAGTATTGCAACTTGCAGGTATGATGTAGCAGTAGACATCAACACCGTGGGGCCATTCCGGATAATGAGTTTCGCGCAGCGGTTTCGAAGACTGAAGCTCTTCTTGCAAGTATCAACAGGTCAGAATGCGAAATAAGAGTTTCTTGTGGTCGAAATCAAATGGTAACATGTTTCTATTAATCTCAAAAGCTTACAAACAAGCATTAGCAGTATGTTTGCATGTCATGTTTTTGGCCAAACAGCATATGTGAATGGGCAGAGGCAAGGTTTGATACTAGAGAAGCCATTTTGCTTAGGGGATACCATAACAAAGGGGATAGGTTCCTCATATTTTTCAGCACATCAGAATACCGTGTTGGATATCGAGGCTGAGATCAAGTTGGCTTTTTACTCTAGATGGCATTGTTCTGCCTCTGCTTCTGTTACTCAAGAAATGAAAGAGTTAGGTAGTCGAGGTATTCTAGTATTTCCCTGTTACTTTCTCATGTCTGTAGATACGAATACACACATGAAGTATTTGATTTGTGCAATTTATTTATTCATAGGGCCAAACTCTATGGTTGGCAAGACACTTATGTGTTCACAAAGGCCATGGGCGAGATGGTCATCAACTGCATGCGAGGAGAGATACCGGTGGTAACAATCATGCCAAGTGTCATAGAGAGCACATGGAGGGATCCCTTCCCAGGTTGGATGGAAGGAAACAGGTAAATGCTAAACCCAAATCTGAGGTTGCGGATGTCACATATATATGTGATGCATCCTCGTCTGCTTACCAGATAATGAACTATTTCCAGGATCTAGCAGTGCGTACTAACTTTTGACGGGTTGATGGTGAGGATCAAGTATATGACCTATATTCCTCACTATTAGAGGACTTCAAAGAGGAGATTCCATCATAATCTCTGGAAGCTAGTGTCAAGGAAGCCGTTAGCCGTCACCTTAACTGAAAGTTGGTGAAGAAGGTGTATATGCCTCTTGTCTATGGTAAGACACAGCATAGTGCAGCATCGGACATCCAGAAGGGGCTTGACTTCATTAGAAAACGTGCTGAAAGCAACAAAGTGGCGGACATTTTTTTTTGCATTCTGGGACAAGAAATTCCCAGCCATTGCTAGGCTGAGCCATGTTAGCAAAGAATGGTTTCTCCAACAATATGAGGATAAATCCCTTACTAAAATGGTAGTGGTCACAAACCCCTTCCGTGTAAAATTGAAAACATTAACAATACGAAAGCAAGAATCATCATTTATACTGGGAATGCCTTCCTCTACCAAAAGAGAAAGAGTTGAAGATAACGAAGGAAAGTGGGTGGATACAAAACCAGTTCATATCACTTGTCTTTCTTGTCTTTCAGAATCTCATCGAATACTAGTATATGCTTTTGAAAAGAAAATAGAAGCACTAGAGAGCTCAAGTTCACTTCATTCATCACAAGATGCAAATGAGAATCAAAATGGAGCTAATGAGGAAGAAATCACTTCTACTTAAACTTTTTTGAGTGAAATACCAACCAACACATAAAGCAATAACCAGATAGATAGAATGATAACGGGTAATACGAAGATATCAACACAGCCGGAGTCACGAGGCTCGATAATGACCAATGGGTTAGGATCTGAGGAAGCTTAGTTTGGATGATGGAATATTCGCTGTTCTGACTGTTGAGATACTGCAAATCCACTTATCCAACAATTTCAGTCCATTTTCCTACTTTTTCTGCAAGGGGGGGAAAGCATTATTATAGCCTTAATATGACTCTCTGTCACACGGATGCTGCTAGGCTGCTACAAAACCCCTATAGTCGAAAAAAAGATCGAAACAGGGATAAAACATAGGATAACCCAGATCACT contains:
- the LOC119282169 gene encoding ribosomal protein S7, mitochondrial-like; this encodes MGDFDGEQKELIKKLVNFRMIDGKRTRVRAIVYKTFHRLAQTERDVIKLMVDAVDNIKPICEVVKVGVAGTIYDVPGIVARDRQQTLAIRWILGAAFKRRISYRISLEKCSFAEILDAYRKRGISRKRRENLHGLASTNRSFAHFRWW